A genomic segment from Mus caroli chromosome 17, CAROLI_EIJ_v1.1, whole genome shotgun sequence encodes:
- the LOC110284272 gene encoding methyltransferase-like protein 4 isoform X2, with the protein MSVVHHLSPGWLLDHLSFINKANYQLRQHQESFCSKNNPTSVYMDSLQLDPGSPFGAPAMCFAPDFTTVSGNDDEGSCEVITEKYVFRSELFNVAKPYIVPAVRKERQQSNKNENLVTDYKQEVSVSVGKKRKRCIAFNQGELDAMEYHTKIRELILDGSSKLIQEGLRSGFLYPLVEKQDGSSGCITLPLDACNLSELCEMAKHLPSLNEMELQTLQLMGDDMSVIELDLSSQIIENNSSFSKMITLMGQKYLLPPQSSFLLSDISCMQPLLNCGKTFDAIVIDPPWENKSVKRSNRYSSLSPQQIKRMPIPKLAAADCLIVTWVTNRQKHLCFVKEELYPSWSVEVVAEWYWVKITNSGEFVFPLDSPHKKPYECLVLGRVKEKTALALRNPDVRVPPVPDQKLIVSVPCVLHSHKPPLTGYLNSSSATLIPRVSNNMEYCRVKF; encoded by the exons aTGTCTGTGGTGCATCATTTGTCTCCTGGGTGGTTACTGGatcatctttctttcattaacaAAGCAAACTATCAACTTCGCCAGCATCAAGAGTCTTTTTGTAGTAAAAACAACCCTACTTCTGTCTATATGGATTCTCTTCAGCTGGATCCCGGGTCGCCTTTTGGAGCTCCTGCTATGTGCTTTGCTCCTGACTTCACTACTGTGTCGGGCAATGACGATGAAGGAAGTTGTGAAGTGATCACCGAAAAATATGTTTTCCGATCTGAGCTATTTAATGTCGCCAAACCTTACATAGTTCCAGCTGTTCGCAAAGAGCGCCAACAAAGTAACAAAAACGAAAATCTAGTGACTGACTATAAACAAGAGGTCTCTGTTTCTGTTGGGAAG AAGCGTAAAAGATGTATTGCTTTCAATCAAGGTGAATTGGATGCCATGGAGTATCATACAAAG atcaGAGAGCTGATTTTGGATGGATCTTCAAAGTTAATCCAAGAAGGTCTCAGAAGTGGTTTTCTTTACCCACTTGTTGAAAAACAGGATGGAAGTAGCGGGTGCATCACTTTACCACTTGATGCCTGCAATTTATCAGAGTTATGTGAGATGGCAAAACATTTGCCTTCCTTAAATGAAATGGAGCTTCAAACGCTACAGTTGATGGGAGATGATATGTCTGTTATAGAGCTGGATTTATCCTCACAGATCATTGAAAACAACTCCAGCTTTTCCAAAATGATTACTTTAATGGGACAAAAATACCTGCTGCCACCACAAAGCAGCTTTCTTTTGTCTgacatttcttgtatgcagccaCTTCTTAACT GTGGTAAGACATTTGATGCAATTGTGATTGATCCACCATGGGAGAACAAATCGGTTAAAAGAAGTAACAG gtaCAGTAGTTTATCACCACAGCAGATAAAGCGAATGCCTATCCCTAAACTGGCTGCTGCTGACTGTCTCATTGTTACTTGGGTGACCAACAGGCAGAAACATCTGTGTTTTGTGAAGGAGGAACTATATCCTTCGTGGTCTGTGGAAGTTGTTGCAGAGTGGTACTGGGTAAAA atcaCAAATTCAGGAGAGTTTGTGTTCCCGTTGGATTCTCCACACAAAAAGCCTTATGAATGTCTTGTACTGGGGAGAGTTAAAGAAAAAACTGCTTTAGCATTAAG GAATCCAGATGTAAGAGTACCCCCAGTTCCAGATCAGAAGTTGATTGTCAGTGTGCCCTGTGTTCTTCACTCACATAAACCGCCTCTTACCG GTTATCTGAATTCTTCCTCTGCCACCCTCATTCCAAGAGTGAGTAACAATATGGAGTACTGCAGAGTG
- the LOC110284272 gene encoding methyltransferase-like protein 4 isoform X3 produces the protein MSVVHHLSPGWLLDHLSFINKANYQLRQHQESFCSKNNPTSVYMDSLQLDPGSPFGAPAMCFAPDFTTVSGNDDEGSCEVITEKYVFRSELFNVAKPYIVPAVRKERQQSNKNENLVTDYKQEVSVSVGKKRKRCIAFNQGELDAMEYHTKIRELILDGSSKLIQEGLRSGFLYPLVEKQDGSSGCITLPLDACNLSELCEMAKHLPSLNEMELQTLQLMGDDMSVIELDLSSQIIENNSSFSKMITLMGQKYLLPPQSSFLLSDISCMQPLLNCGKTFDAIVIDPPWENKSVKRSNRYSSLSPQQIKRMPIPKLAAADCLIVTWVTNRQKHLCFVKEELYPSWSVEVVAEWYWVKITNSGEFVFPLDSPHKKPYECLVLGRVKEKTALALRNPDVRVPPVPDQKLIVSVPCVLHSHKPPLTGL, from the exons aTGTCTGTGGTGCATCATTTGTCTCCTGGGTGGTTACTGGatcatctttctttcattaacaAAGCAAACTATCAACTTCGCCAGCATCAAGAGTCTTTTTGTAGTAAAAACAACCCTACTTCTGTCTATATGGATTCTCTTCAGCTGGATCCCGGGTCGCCTTTTGGAGCTCCTGCTATGTGCTTTGCTCCTGACTTCACTACTGTGTCGGGCAATGACGATGAAGGAAGTTGTGAAGTGATCACCGAAAAATATGTTTTCCGATCTGAGCTATTTAATGTCGCCAAACCTTACATAGTTCCAGCTGTTCGCAAAGAGCGCCAACAAAGTAACAAAAACGAAAATCTAGTGACTGACTATAAACAAGAGGTCTCTGTTTCTGTTGGGAAG AAGCGTAAAAGATGTATTGCTTTCAATCAAGGTGAATTGGATGCCATGGAGTATCATACAAAG atcaGAGAGCTGATTTTGGATGGATCTTCAAAGTTAATCCAAGAAGGTCTCAGAAGTGGTTTTCTTTACCCACTTGTTGAAAAACAGGATGGAAGTAGCGGGTGCATCACTTTACCACTTGATGCCTGCAATTTATCAGAGTTATGTGAGATGGCAAAACATTTGCCTTCCTTAAATGAAATGGAGCTTCAAACGCTACAGTTGATGGGAGATGATATGTCTGTTATAGAGCTGGATTTATCCTCACAGATCATTGAAAACAACTCCAGCTTTTCCAAAATGATTACTTTAATGGGACAAAAATACCTGCTGCCACCACAAAGCAGCTTTCTTTTGTCTgacatttcttgtatgcagccaCTTCTTAACT GTGGTAAGACATTTGATGCAATTGTGATTGATCCACCATGGGAGAACAAATCGGTTAAAAGAAGTAACAG gtaCAGTAGTTTATCACCACAGCAGATAAAGCGAATGCCTATCCCTAAACTGGCTGCTGCTGACTGTCTCATTGTTACTTGGGTGACCAACAGGCAGAAACATCTGTGTTTTGTGAAGGAGGAACTATATCCTTCGTGGTCTGTGGAAGTTGTTGCAGAGTGGTACTGGGTAAAA atcaCAAATTCAGGAGAGTTTGTGTTCCCGTTGGATTCTCCACACAAAAAGCCTTATGAATGTCTTGTACTGGGGAGAGTTAAAGAAAAAACTGCTTTAGCATTAAG GAATCCAGATGTAAGAGTACCCCCAGTTCCAGATCAGAAGTTGATTGTCAGTGTGCCCTGTGTTCTTCACTCACATAAACCGCCTCTTACCG